A single genomic interval of Lewinellaceae bacterium harbors:
- a CDS encoding thioredoxin domain-containing protein, with amino-acid sequence MNQLSQSSNPYLLQHRDQPIEWYLWGQEALAMARKDDRPILVSIGYSTCHWCHVMAEESFNDKDVADYMNFHFINIKIDREERPDLDGYFMDVCQKLTGHGGWPLQVFLTPDLKPFFAGNYFPPEPDGRQMSWFQVMRFVVHNYRNNRAAVDRQGQRILDGMQSGQPIGLEAGLDFQNLPWLTATLVEAYEESLVRLADVEFGGFGSAPKFPNTPALEFLLERSYYTGNPDCLRLVMHTVQCMLRGGIYDQAGGGFARYAVDRHWKVPHFEKMLYDQALMIHLLAQLILQKPRRMYKRALLETLGFVQRELANPAGGWFAALDADSGGQEGAYYTWTLAEAIQGVPPGASWLLEFFDIHEAGNWEDRNLLWQPHELYAFAEDHQLEIDYAKEQIARFKSNLLQARQNRSRPHRDEKLITDWNALMVSAFIRAGIALQDDSWISLARDQMVYLLDQVMDASHSRIVHVPGSETPMLLSDYACTIKALLDLALVDPDHRWIEVASNLLEQVEEHFQAGDSPLFLNRGGDHSGHVGSRIEIRDEELPNANALLAESMYLMSIYRDHPEWRLRSRQMLAAVKDAIHRDPLAYASWYGLSQMLLSGATEIAIVGPRFKELSKEILQLPVPHLALVAAEFPDQKQPMLRDKSSPEGCTRIYVCQGERCLSPVSTIQELKADLSSLR; translated from the coding sequence ATGAACCAGCTCAGCCAATCATCAAATCCGTATCTGCTTCAGCACCGTGATCAACCGATCGAGTGGTATTTGTGGGGACAGGAAGCACTCGCTATGGCCAGGAAGGACGATCGTCCCATCCTGGTGAGCATTGGTTATTCCACCTGTCACTGGTGTCATGTGATGGCTGAGGAGTCATTCAATGATAAGGACGTAGCTGATTACATGAATTTTCATTTCATCAATATTAAGATCGACCGTGAGGAGCGGCCGGATCTCGATGGTTATTTTATGGATGTTTGTCAGAAGCTCACCGGTCACGGTGGGTGGCCGCTTCAGGTATTTCTTACCCCGGATCTGAAGCCTTTTTTTGCAGGTAATTATTTCCCCCCGGAACCGGATGGCCGGCAAATGTCCTGGTTTCAGGTCATGCGTTTTGTAGTGCACAATTACCGGAATAACCGGGCAGCGGTAGACCGGCAGGGACAGCGGATTCTGGACGGAATGCAGTCCGGTCAGCCTATTGGGCTGGAAGCCGGGCTTGATTTTCAAAACCTGCCCTGGCTCACTGCCACACTGGTTGAGGCGTATGAGGAATCCCTGGTTCGATTAGCCGACGTAGAATTTGGCGGTTTCGGGTCCGCCCCTAAATTTCCCAATACGCCTGCGCTAGAGTTCTTACTCGAACGTTCGTATTACACCGGAAATCCGGATTGCCTGCGGCTGGTAATGCACACTGTTCAGTGCATGCTGAGGGGTGGTATTTACGACCAGGCCGGTGGAGGCTTTGCGCGGTATGCCGTCGACCGCCACTGGAAGGTGCCGCATTTCGAGAAAATGCTTTACGATCAGGCTTTGATGATCCACCTCCTGGCTCAATTGATCCTGCAGAAGCCCAGAAGAATGTACAAGCGGGCATTGCTGGAAACCCTGGGTTTTGTGCAACGTGAACTGGCCAATCCGGCTGGTGGCTGGTTTGCCGCGCTGGATGCAGACAGCGGGGGACAGGAAGGTGCATATTATACCTGGACCCTGGCGGAAGCGATCCAAGGTGTACCACCCGGAGCCAGCTGGTTACTGGAATTCTTTGATATCCATGAAGCAGGAAACTGGGAAGACAGAAACCTGCTTTGGCAGCCCCATGAGTTGTATGCATTTGCGGAGGATCACCAATTGGAGATTGATTATGCAAAAGAACAGATCGCACGGTTCAAGTCCAATCTTCTTCAGGCCCGGCAGAATCGCAGCCGGCCTCACCGCGATGAGAAATTGATCACCGACTGGAATGCCCTAATGGTTAGCGCCTTTATCAGGGCAGGAATTGCATTGCAGGACGATAGCTGGATCAGCCTGGCCAGGGATCAGATGGTTTATCTGTTGGATCAGGTTATGGATGCTTCACATAGCCGGATCGTACATGTACCGGGCTCCGAAACACCAATGCTTCTTTCTGACTATGCCTGTACCATAAAAGCGCTGTTGGACCTGGCCCTGGTAGACCCGGATCACCGGTGGATTGAGGTGGCATCTAATCTCTTAGAGCAGGTTGAGGAACATTTCCAGGCAGGAGATAGCCCGCTCTTCCTGAACCGTGGCGGAGACCATTCTGGTCATGTAGGCAGCCGGATCGAAATTCGCGATGAAGAACTTCCCAACGCGAATGCCCTGTTGGCGGAGAGCATGTATTTGATGAGTATCTATCGGGATCATCCGGAATGGCGGCTTCGTTCCCGGCAGATGCTCGCAGCGGTAAAAGACGCCATCCATCGTGATCCCCTGGCCTATGCATCATGGTACGGCTTGAGTCAGATGCTGCTTTCCGGTGCGACAGAAATAGCAATTGTGGGACCCCGGTTCAAAGAACTCAGCAAGGAGATTTTGCAGTTGCCGGTACCGCATCTTGCCTTAGTTGCTGCGGAATTTCCGGACCAGAAGCAGCCCATGCTGCGGGATAAAAGCAGTCCGGAGGGGTGTACCCGCATTTATGTGTGCCAGGGAGAACGTTGCTTATCTCCCGTATCGACTATTCAGGAATTAAAGGCAGATCTATCCTCTCTCCGCTGA